The Montipora foliosa isolate CH-2021 chromosome 1, ASM3666993v2, whole genome shotgun sequence DNA segment atttaaacaaaagaagaacCGACACTGGATGACTGATTGCGTACACGCGAGCGAGAAAAGACAGTTGGCAAAAGCGGTGTTGAAGGCCTGATAACCTTTACTTAAAGTCGACCTTTAAGTAAAGAACTTTTATTTATACAATAACATGGTGGTATTTAAAAAACTCACTCTTTGAGGCACTGTTTATTTCAAGTGACAAATCAAACAAACAGCAGGGTAAAGAAACTACTCCACCGATGGGTCACATCTACAATCGTGGACAAGAAGCATCGAGAAGCTTTCCCAATTTTCAAGGATgcccctcccccaccccacccACGACAAGATGGGCAAATAACCCCAGCCATCCCATCCACGTCTCAAGATAATTTTCTGGGGTAGGAGGGGGAGCTTACTTCAAGCAAGAAAGGCTGGTTTAAAAGACAAGGTCGCTCTAAAACGTGAATACGTTTTGCACGCACCAATTTAAAGTTCACACAGAGACCGTACTTATTAACTGTTGTTGGAGTCCCCAATCTGAATCCTGGCCTAGTTAAATCCCTCTCGAAAGAAGAGATAATCACCAACTAAagcgccgccattttgaacggAAATTAGTAACCCGACTGGCTGGTCAGTGAAGTCATTCAGTCCGACTTGGCAGGAAGCTCAAAACACAGCCGGTCTCAATGTGGTTTTGTGGCTGTTCACGTCTGCTTCTGCTTTGTTCCATGTAGcttgaaaatgccatcgtgttCAGCTCCATATTGCAAAAacagatttaaaaaagacaacattTCATAATTTACCTGTAAAGAAGCCAGACTTCATTAAAAAAGTGGCTGCACGAACTCCGCCGTGACAAAAGGTTCAGGTTCTTGCCAAAgaaatagacccttccacggtttttgaccgccatcttggctaGGGGGCAAACATGGAtaaaattacagtaaatttatgggattttggccgacttggaaccgctgtagcgccgctaaaaagagacagatttccaacttttgccactactttaaatagttttattgatatcattcattcgacagaaaataaggccatgATTAAGAAAGGTAtgacgtccgtaaattcgaataataaattttctcatgttgcttctaatgcgccgatcaaatcgaaacttcaacttCCCACTCCTCGgtaaaccccgggcatttgactgtcttctgtgcccggggagtggggaatttggcCTGTGCCTCCGTGGGGTGGGAAAAaatgaaccggaagtgtcaggtttcaaatcattttttttttcgggcgccgaagtcgctaacagctttaAAACACTTGTGGGCGAGATTGAAGAggttaaaggaagagatatagcatttgcgAGCAATTGGCtcacaaaaaaggtcttcaaaagtctttttttaatattaaagacgacaggagccgacgacgattgttctttagtagggtatgacagacatatccgacgatagggtagggcatttgaataCCATTTTGGCCcaagggggcgggaatttgaacgatccaatcttcaaaagatCAAATGCCCGGGCCCTTGCCCGGGAAGGGTGGGGGtgcgtggggggggggggggaggatgttgaagtttcgagttgatcggcgcataattTCGTGGCAATTTGCCGTGAtgattttagaagggtttgtatggaatcttaaaaattcgtttatggtcgttgtaggTGTTTAACCACTGTCAAAAGACGCTCTTTCACGAGTAACAaaccttattttattttagttttgtaAGAAATTTCATAAAATATTGTAATGgataaataaaaagaacattgcATCGATATAATCATTTCtcctaaaagaaataaaaggtcTCTGAGTGGGTGCGTGTTTTTCTTTGTGAATTCCGTAAGCAGCCAATACAGCGAAACTCCACTCCTACAAATAAAACATTTAGACCAAAGGAAACAACttttacaattaaatttgtTTGGAAATTTTCAAATAAAGCTTTTGAATCCGAAAGTAAATGAATTAATTTTagatcatttttattttcagatttCTGGGCGCCAACATCTTGAACAAATGTTCACCAATTGTTGCTATAGAGACGCTCTTTGCATTGGAACAGTAACACgtcacagaaatttgaaagtgaaaaaaccGATGCTACAATTCATTTTTatccaaatatattttttggtgaaaatcaAACTTAATTGCAAACGTTCTTTCCTCCGGTGTAAAGtaatttttcgtaacataaaaAAGCTGCTCTTCTAAAATTTGCCTTAATTCATTCAACTTTCCGAAAAACATGGAATCATTGCCATGTTTTAGTTTTGGTCTCCTCCAAGTTCAGAGTAACTCAGTACATTTTTACAGATTTCGGAGAAGCTATCATTCTTATCCGACCAGCGGGAAAACTTCTCACTTTCCTTAGTTTTGATCCTTGTTTTACGAGTTAAAATCGAATGGCTGAAATTTCTTTCTGAAGGCAGCGACCATCTTTTTCTCTTCGTCTTCGGAAACTTTACAAGCTTTCCAGTCCACCCTGTCGGCCATGTTTAAAAGCGAAGGACTGGCTACTACGtctctgcaaagaaaaaatcCGAGACAAAATATGTCTGGCGAAATCGTGTGTCAAAGGGAATGACCTAGCACGAGGACTTCTCATCATTCAATTGAGAAAGTCAGGATGGCCCAACGTTATAGGGCGCAAAATTCAAGGCTACCTTCCCATTACTCAATGGGTGTGAATTCGACTGCTGTAGAGCCGACTAAGTTGAGGCATTATATATAAGCTCTATCTAGATGGATATCTATACATGGACATCCAATCCTAGACTTTAGAGTACACGAAGCATGATAATTGATAAGGACGTACGCAGAGAAACAAAAATTGGATACATTTGAAAGAACTATATTCTCCTAAAAAATTAACCTATTCACCGATCAACTGGCTTAATCAAgcaaatagaaaaaaaactacGTAAGCTCTCCTACCTGCCAAACTGTAGCGGCATCTTGTTTGACACACGGTGCAGTAAGCGCTCGCCGTTATCAAACTCCGCGACAAAGTAAGGTGCGCCTATTGGTACAGCCTACGAGGCAAAGAAATGTCGAAGGGGTATGTAGATTTGCGTTCGAGATTGAGTTTCATTTCTCCTTCTAAGAAAATGAGGAGGGAAAAAACGCCCAGATTCAGGAAGTTCAAGACATCCTGGCGACCTCTAATTTTTAAGTTTCCACGACTCAGACGCTGACCTTTTGCCCATcaactaaagacaaaagctAACAAATGCACGTAGATTTATATGTACCCGCATGATATCGGTACTTCTCAAAATGGGTGCtgaaaggcgctgttacactgtgaaatgtttcgtgcaacttgtctcgcaatgttttggcgacattgtggcgggacaagttgcatgaaacatttcacatgcagtgtaacataccctgcaacggccaaaatcgttgcgagacaagctGCAAGAGCCattgccgaaagtagaattaggttctacttttcgtgcaacttgtctcgcaacgattttggcagttgcagggtatgttacactttgacatgtttcgtgcaacttgtcccgcctcagtgtcgccaaaacattgcgagacaagttgcacgaaacatttcacattgtaacagcgcctttaggcTTAAATAATCTTTGTAAGCGATGGCATTTTATAGTATATAAGCGATATACGTAAAAATATCTTGACATAATGCTGTTAATCAGCGGTTTTGTTAAGGGTGCATAAGACATGCCATCATTTAATGATTTGGAAAACTTTGCTTTGCCAGCTTTAGTGAgcactaaaataataatgataacaataataataataataataatgacgatgacgacgatgatgataatgataatattaattTACACATTTTTAAAGCGCTAAAACTATAAATATTCTAAAGTACTATGTACAATACTAATCAAATTCAATGTCAAAATATGAGATTTATCTTAGAAGAGTCGATAGAGGGGGACCGCTGAATAGCTACTGGAAGATCGTTCCAGAGCGCCCGCCTTCATGaaaggaaaaaccttaaataacaatgaccacaaccaggttttctgagcccgcgagactgagcacccccagcaaaccattgttttaacgaaaaccgctggtcagcaaccttggttctggtcattgctgtatAAGGTCTTCCTCATGAAAGCCCTCAGTGTCACCGTGTGTTTTGCAAGTAGTCCTGGGAACAAGTAAAACGTCCTGATCAAACGAACGAAGACCATAATGTCCCACTGGCTTATGACAATGACGACTAACTCCGTGTGTAGTCAAGGAAAAACTACAATCAAAGCAAGATCACCTGTTTTAGTTCCGTGTTGACAGCGACTTCTCTTAACGCCAGAGAATTGAAATCCCCATGCTCTCTGAAGATATCTTTCAGCTCCTCGACATCTGTCTGCGGAACCGGTACCACCTACCAAAAGAATTAGTTGAATAACGATCTCCTAACCACAAATTTTTTATTCCCCGGGTCCGCAGTAATTGGCTCTAGCTGTTGCGGTGTCCCTGCCCAATTTAAGTTACTATTGGTGTGTTGTTATCTTTGTATTTTCTGTATTTGTAtatcttcaatttatttttttctttatttcttcagggcaaagctaataaaataaaataaaataaaataaaccatGAAACATGTATCTTTTACGTTATCTGGTTAGATTCCCTTCAAAAAGGCCGAACATTTTTTCAATGGGGGAATAGAATTATTTCTAGCAGACAAAAGCAAAGAAGGTTAGGGGCACTTCAAAATTCGATATTGCCTTACTTTTGCTTATCGTAAAGAAAAGCTAGTTAACAATCGTTCCATGAGCGCGTGTTGGACAATAGCTATAACCAGGCTcttatccaacaagcgcgaatggaacaATTgagttattaaattttcattaaattttgaaccCTTGGATACTTCTGTCCCATTAAATTTTTCGGCGTGGcacagtttccatattagggcTTTAAGTGGgcatacggtatatgagctgataaccgagattgagtgaaaggaaaggaaaggaacttaagtgtctagtcgttctagcgctggagcgctaattggggacactgtaaactgaaattaacaatcaacgcaactcaaatcaaatcaaatgttggtttttgaggagagggaaaaccgggttacccggagaaaaacctctcggtgcagagtagagaacaaactcaacccacatatgacgccgagtctggaatctcacccgggccacattggtggaagacgagtgctctcatccCTGTACCCCAATCAGAAAGCAAGAAACGCAATATctgaggtcgaaaatttaataatagaATTTGGCAATCCACCCTCCCAAAAAGTGTCCGCGACTCACCAAAATTCACAGCAACAAAAAGGCAAATAAACTGCCACACACCTGCAACTGGAGATGCTGCGTGTAAAAATTCCTCTCGAAAATGATACAGGATTTTCCTTCACTGTGGAATAACTTGCGAAGAGCGTTCTTATATCTGATTTCCAGTAAAAGAATCGATTTCTGATCAATGAATCAACCGCAATAGTGCATTCATGATTACTAAGAAAGGTCACGATACATTTCAAGCGATGATGAAGATGGTAGCAGAAAATCATTTTGAATGATAATGATGGCGTTCTTCTCCTGTGAATCAGCGAcaattacacggtggcgagaaaaTAAGAATTTTAGTaaagtggcaagaacaatatttttgccacgagaacataaaattcatacctTCGAGCCAACgcgtaattttcttttttattatataaagaaCAAGTGTACATGGGTATTGCGGTAATACAAactaaaaaaggcgggaatcgggACGTCGTTGCTCAATATGACCACTCGTGTTACATACGAAAAATACGCCTCTCGGTTCCCGGCCGATGTAGCCGTCGTATTGATTCTCCGAGTGTTTAGTTCCCGGTAAAACACTCCcgtctatataataaatattgatatCCATGATCGATTCGCTAAAATGTCTGATTAACCCTGGTAGCTATTGAAGTTAATCATCATCGTAACTTAGACCTATTTATATttgacaattattccacgagggCGCGTTAGATATGAGCCCGGGGGCCCGGGGATATGAGATGATAAgtagccaacgaggcgcatagcgagagtggaataattgttttattaaaaacgcccacaAATGACATTTAttgatatttgtagagcattGTATTTTAGGTCATATACCACGATCGCTAAGCAAATCAAAACTCTACAATTGCATTATCCGGTGCAATtctagtttttaataaaacgcATCATGGTGTAGGCGAATTGAGATAAACTAAGATTAAaaccaggatccgagctaggattcgagccaggatccgagctaggatcagagccaggatccgagctaggccccaagccaggattcgagccaggatccgagctaggatccgagccaggattcgagacctaactgagacctaacctaacctaaccgagacctaccctaaccctaactagacttaactagactagaaccaacctaaatagacctaacctaaccgagagattcgagaataaatagcggagaaagctcatcttagctcgaatcctggctggaatcctggctcagatcctagctcgaatcctggctcggatcctagctcgaatcctggctcgaagtttaggtatcctcagGCGAATTAACCACTAGTTACCTTCGTCGACTATATGTCATACGCCACTCGAGTTATATGAGGAATGGATCTAAAGAATTTAATAGTCGTCAAAGACAAATATCATACCAGTCCGTGTTGACAACTACCACCTCATAATAAAAGTATCATTGTACGAAGTTAAGTgtgattgaaagaaaaaaaaaaaagaataaaaaatactTGTAACTATCCTACAAAAACTTGACATGTCTATGCAAAAAGCTAACATTCAGGTAGGATACTTCTCAATTTCCATGAGGACATCctaaaagcagaaaaaaaattgttacttttcattttacaaaatatttacattaaagtgcccttgaatttttaggtttatcacatagaattccaggaaagattaaaaacgccgtttaccttttggaaatatctgcattctgcattggttccagagaaatttaagtttgaaaaatgtgtaacatatgcaaatgagaggacTGATGGCGTCATTCAGTAACATCAAGTattataaatagagctacctcggtcaatttgcagcaaAGACCATTGAACTTGGTAgactaatagttctacaggcaacacacctacagctataaagaaattggttcccatggcaactcactcttttccagtcccctccaacttgatttcaatatttttggtgatctttagctagaaaaacatttaataaggccacaaactcgacctatcatatttatatgcttgcaggatcttgcagatgaggcaccattgccaaataacaaaataaaacgccaaaggtggccaacaaagcctttaatatcagggaggtctggaacacagtatgttgccatggtaaaaAATAAACTGGTATGCGCctattgtggagcacatctactagaattTCACCGCAAAGAATCGAGCATCTCTgttacaaattggctgagacatcttttttcatcatagttgatcaaaatttggttgattttacatgtatgacatcatcacttgactaatttgcatatttaaaaattttgaattcATATCTCTGGAAGAAAAAAGAGATAAttaaaaatagtaaacagcactCTTCTTCTCACACAGACTACctgtttatgtcttaaaatgccTTAGATGGGAAAGATGcgaatttcgtcatagtagcactttaaggacaAAGAACAAACTAACCTCTGTAAGTTTGACTGTTGACTCAAAATGACCGATGGGACAAATCAACACGTGATCGGGCACCAGGCCTCCCTTGGCCAAGGCCACATAAGACTGAAGGTGGaaacaaagataaaaaataagaaaatagcacGGACATTACACTAAATAATGCCTCACTAGCTACATGTAAATCAAGTCTCTTGCCAGTATGGAATGCAGACATAAAGtgtgtaattattattgttttgattAAATggatgattgattgattgattgatcaacTCGTCTGCCCACATGATTTACAAGCAGGTCTGGCAAAGAGATTACCTGAAAGTAAAATGACCAACAGACATGTATCTGGCAATAACCTGGCCAAATTACAGTTATATTGGTCAAGCAGTTAGTGACCTGGACTTTAGCCTGCCAGCAGACTCCCACCGCAGATagagagcctgcttgcaggcctCTTGGACTTCAACACAACTACCGGTAcccaaaatttttctttcaagtaaAAAAAAGGGAAGGTAGAACTTGAGCGGCAGCTTCCTGGTAAAATGGCATTTAACACCGGCTAAATGACAAGTGAGTGACAAATAACTTCTAAAAGCTCTAAAAGAGGTGATTTTGGATAATAACATGCAAAAATCTCAATTACAtctaaaaaattcaattttaaggGTGGCTTATATCTTAAGGTGACAAATTTTaagcaaataattatttattgttgaTAAATGAAGTACAAGATAAATTTCATTAAAACATAAGGCTTCACCTACGTACATCATCCCCTACGCTGATGACCAAATGCTTTTCAACCTGAGGGCTTCCCAAACAGAACCAACATGAACCCTTCAATGGAGCTACAAGAGGAAAAAATCAGAGTTTATGATAACGCTTTGTGTAGAAATTCCTACCTTCCAAGTTGGGAATTTCTGCACAAACGTTGGGTCAGGCCCTAACGCTCTActtcacaaaataataataataataataataatcaaaaaGCAAACTTAAGAAAAATAATTCCATTCTCTATTAACTAAAGGTACACATATTACCGTCCAGCAATAATTTGTATTCAACACATAATAGATTGAAGAAAACTTGCATCTTCAAAACTCCGTTCACTATCAAAAAGGGAAAGATTTATGTTTCTTCTTATTGGTGTTTGCTTTTCCAGGATTATGTTGTCTTTATTAAGAGGCATTTAGGCTTCTTAAAACATTTGGTGAAAGTTTGTTTAATTAACCAACAAAAATTTGGAaactttttgaaaaagagtATTGCACAATTATTACTCTATGGCATTTGTGCATAAATTTCTTTGCATGAGCAAAACTTACTTCAGAACAACTTAGccaattgctgctgcagtaaaGCAGCTTTTACACAAAGCCAATACTTACGGGGTCCTTTTCTTGGCCTTTTAGGGAAATTGCTTTCACCACCTAAATGAATGACAGAACTAAAACTTGAAAACCAGCCACGGAGGAAAAGCATATCTCAGTCAAGGTTGATATCAAGAGCATGGGGCACTTCTCATCATGTACTAGATAACAATCGGCTTATAAATCAGTGCTGTGTCATTTTTCATTTATGGTTATTTCATTAAAAATGCTGATAAATAATGTTGGCAATAGGATGAAACTGTTTTAGTCTAGTttcttttttaatcttttaatcTTTTGCCATTCTCTTTCATTGTAAACATATGGATATCACTTGTGTCAAGAAATACAGGCAATTTATAAACTAATGTCCTAATGATCTTAATATGTTTTCCCCTAACTTTACTCcttataaaattaatttacataTATAACACAGGAATACGttacaaaattgcaaaatacaTGACACAGGTATGTACCAGTGTTTCCCTGTCGTTTGTTTCCAGTGCTGTTCATGTCAAAGAAGAAGTTCTGGCTTGAAGACAGGCTCTACAAAAAGAATCACCAAAAGTTAGCAATAATTCTGCTGAAGGGGCTAGAGtactattataataattattttaaatttaaagtaataGAAATTTTACTATAATTATGACCCAGGGACAGGGACAGGGACAGGGACAGGGATAGAAAGCTTTTGCCACAAGAAACCAATTTCAGTTCTGCTTCTTTTTCAGGTACCAAGGTTTCCtcatgaaacaaaattttgtttaaaaaaattagaattAGCCCAAAAAAGTTGCAGTGACCTcattttgaaactgaggcaACTCGATAACTCACATAATTTTGTAACAATGGCCTATTGTTTTAAACCGCTTAAGCCAATCACTCATTTTACTTTATTCACATGACATGCAagttttttattgcatgaaggCTTTATATGGAGCAAAGTTTTATCAAGTGCCCCCTTACATACAAGTAAACTAATGTACCTGCTGTTGAATTTCCTCTCCTTTGTGCATTGCACTAATGCCGTTACCTCCCAACACCTTCTTGTAAGGAAATTCTGTCACATCTGGAGGTTGTTTGACAAGCTCGTTCTTGTCAATAGACACCATGGGCACAATGTTGAATGCATACATGTACTGttgcaaaaataaaatacagtaaTGTGCAACAATGCAAGAGATCAATACCCATAAAACCAAAAGTTTTCTACAAATTGGGTTCCTGATGAAAGTGTAGACCTTTCATATCTAAACTTTGACTGTCCTCTACCAATAAAACCACTATTAAAAGGCTTTGACATCATTGTCTTCTGTAGCTTGGGAATATCATTTAATGAACCATACAGTACATCTAAACAGTCCCTTTTGTGGACACGAAGTGGAAGTTTGATAAAATAAAGCTGATAGCTATAGAAACAATTACAGCTCCTTcaacttttcaaaacaaaaatactccAAGTAAACATGACAAACCATCCTACAGCTGTCTAaaattgattggttcaaagttctcgcgccactttttcaaccaatcagaagtgaaaccaaaaccaatcgcggctcacgcatgcacattttcccgtgctttgtgatGGCTATGTGTTATTTCTTCAAGTTTTGactggtttactggattgtctctgtcctttttaattggccaaaataataactttggttttggttttacgacactcatttgaaaactgctctattgttttagtataattacaatgtacataggtgattatttgaaaaatgtgtatttatttaaaacaatcaTTTTTTTCGTCTGTAACCTCAACAAAATGgcttgtggccattttgaaaaaaaaaacacttaggtACTTAATGCGTAATAATCACCACAAGGTCAACCAATCAGCACAGAGCATTTTCAGTCAATGATCACCTTTGTAATTATACTATAGTCTAATCTTTGTCAATCAATAGCGAGTGAATTTACCTTTTTCTTATCTGGATTCCCAACTTGAGCAAGAGAAATAAACCTTGTTACATGTTGTGCCATTTCCCTTAGAACTTGATGGTTCCTTATGACAACACAGATAATACATATATATTATGTTGGAAATTTCTCTTTAACAAAATAAACACTTTTCCTCTATGTAGCTGTATGCATGCTACATGTATGGTAAATTAAtgaaattttcacaaaattaccTATAAGGCACTCTTTCATAATGTACTCCCTCATGACCAGCAAAATGGTACCTTGGTTTAAGCATCTCTGCTAGTCTGGAAATTTGGAATGATCCACAATTATCAGGGTCAATGCCATCCTAGatgaatgaaaaacacaaagaggaaaaaagcattacttttgataataaaaataacattgtTTGACATAACCACATGAGTACGGATCCACGACTCAGTCTCCGCTCCACTTCCACTGAAATATGGAGTTCCCCAGGGATCCATACTGGGTCCAGTTCTGTTCACTATTTATGTGAATGATCTGCTGTCTGTCCCTGAACACTGCAAATCGGCCTGCTATGTTGATGATAGTAAACTTTATTTATCATTTCCTTCTCCCAACATAAATACTGCCATTGCCACTCTGAATGAGGACCTCAATAACATCTGCAACTGGTGTTGTCGAAATTCTTTACTAATAAACCCAGATAAGACCAAAGTCCTGTTTATTGGCGTACCACAACTCCTAAGACGGCTGCCTTCAGTACCTGTCTCAATGCTTGGAAAAGAAATCACTCCTGTTACTGTTGCCAAGGATCTTGGTATCTACATTGACCAGTCACTGACCTATAATGATCATATTACCAAAACCGCTTCTAACTGTCTACATAAACTGATCCAAATAAACAGAATCAAGCACCTACTAGATAAGAAGACATTGATTTTAC contains these protein-coding regions:
- the LOC138003959 gene encoding CWF19-like protein 1 isoform X2 translates to MATPLKILVCGDVCGKFNVLYGRVRNILKKNKDFEMLLCVGSFFGTSVESEKEWEAYKTGSVTEKLERGYFSEVSLDSGGELCENLTYLGRKGVLKAQSGLQIAYLSGVEKSEAPEEGCHFTQDDISTLESQCQDESFKGLDILITSCWPRGVSQFANRPDGIDPDNCGSFQISRLAEMLKPRYHFAGHEGVHYERVPYRNHQVLREMAQHVTRFISLAQVGNPDKKKYMYAFNIVPMVSIDKNELVKQPPDVTEFPYKKVLGGNGISAMHKGEEIQQQSLSSSQNFFFDMNSTGNKRQGNTGGESNFPKRPRKGPPPLKGSCWFCLGSPQVEKHLVISVGDDSYVALAKGGLVPDHVLICPIGHFESTVKLTEDVLMEIEKYKNALRKLFHSEGKSCIIFERNFYTQHLQLQVVPVPQTDVEELKDIFREHGDFNSLALREVAVNTELKQAVPIGAPYFVAEFDNGERLLHRVSNKMPLQFGRDVVASPSLLNMADRVDWKACKVSEDEEKKMVAAFRKKFQPFDFNS
- the LOC138003959 gene encoding CWF19-like protein 1 isoform X1 produces the protein MATPLKILVCGDVCGKFNVLYGRVRNILKKNKDFEMLLCVGSFFGTSVESEKEWEAYKTGSVTVPIPTYILGPTEKLERGYFSEVSLDSGGELCENLTYLGRKGVLKAQSGLQIAYLSGVEKSEAPEEGCHFTQDDISTLESQCQDESFKGLDILITSCWPRGVSQFANRPDGIDPDNCGSFQISRLAEMLKPRYHFAGHEGVHYERVPYRNHQVLREMAQHVTRFISLAQVGNPDKKKYMYAFNIVPMVSIDKNELVKQPPDVTEFPYKKVLGGNGISAMHKGEEIQQQSLSSSQNFFFDMNSTGNKRQGNTGGESNFPKRPRKGPPPLKGSCWFCLGSPQVEKHLVISVGDDSYVALAKGGLVPDHVLICPIGHFESTVKLTEDVLMEIEKYKNALRKLFHSEGKSCIIFERNFYTQHLQLQVVPVPQTDVEELKDIFREHGDFNSLALREVAVNTELKQAVPIGAPYFVAEFDNGERLLHRVSNKMPLQFGRDVVASPSLLNMADRVDWKACKVSEDEEKKMVAAFRKKFQPFDFNS